Proteins encoded together in one Triticum dicoccoides isolate Atlit2015 ecotype Zavitan chromosome 7B, WEW_v2.0, whole genome shotgun sequence window:
- the LOC119341515 gene encoding PAN domain-containing protein At5g03700-like: MAGERTVMMCMAAAALLVSLTGGAGVAAASAKELRQGFSAAHDTSYSHFQPVLSDPTGVFALGFLRVNSTTLDLAVLHLPSAFPLWRAMPDRPAPWSAAASLSFNGSLVLTDGATNQVLWSTAAAAGDRAVLLNTSNLHIQSNSSPVAVWQSFDYPSDTIVQGQNLTSSVALHSVDQRFAMRLGSNYFALYVEPPPMSSGGVAAAMYSKHTALEAKAQIVPGGGPIYVRVEPDGYLGMYQKEGPPADVMSFDTFNHGVRALRRMTLEPDGNLRAYYWDGSRWVLDYTTITDSCELPTTCGAYSVCVPPSGRCACLANATDGPGCAAPSVGSGLCGTTGGEVGGLYSEVRRHGVEPANKELLGFEHAPSAGDCEALCARNCSCWGAVYSNMTGYCYLMDYPAQLMVAADEKKLGYFKVRSVEEAAGRGGRATGVKAALLAVGVAVVAAAAASGAYRVWDRRRRAAAETRQQLGADGDGLSPGPYKNLGSFSSVELSSSFNSLRR, translated from the coding sequence ATGGCAGGCGAGCGTACTGTGATGATGTGCATGGCAGCTGCGGCGCTGCTGGTTTCTTTGACCGGCGGTGCGGGCGTGGCGGCGGCCTCAGCGAAGGAGCTACGGCAAGGCTTCTCGGCCGCCCACGACACCTCCTACTCGCACTTCCAGCCGGTGCTCTCCGACCCCACCGGCGTCTTCGCCCTCGGCTTCCTCCGCGTCAACTCCACCACGCTCGACCTCGCCGTCCTCCACCTCCCTTCCGCTTTCCCCCTCTGGCGAGCCATGCCGGATCGCCCCGCGCCATGGTCCGCGGCCGCGTCCCTCTCCTTCAACGGCAGCCTGGTGCTCACAGACGGCGCCACCAACCAAGTGCtctggtccaccgctgcggcggccgGTGACCGCGCCGTTCTCCTCAACACGTCCAACCTTCATATTCAGAGCAACAGCTCACCTGTTGCCGTGTGGCAAAGCTTCGACTACCCTTCGGACACCATTGTCCAGGGCCAGAACCTCACCTCATCGGTGGCGCTTCACTCCGTGGACCAGCGATTCGCCATGCGGCTCGGGAGCAACTACTTCGCGCTCTACGTCGAGCCGCCACCGATGTCATCAGGCGGCGTCGCCGCCGCCATGTACTCGAAGCACACGGCTCTGGAGGCCAAGGCCCAGATCGTGCCCGGCGGCGGCCCCATATACGTGCGCGTGGAGCCCGACGGCTACCTCGGCATGTACCAGAAGGAGGGACCCCCCGCGGACGTCATGTCTTTCGACACCTTCAACCACGGCGTCCGTGCTCTCCGCCGCATGACTCTCGAGCCCGACGGCAACCTCCGCGCCTACTACTGGGACGGGTCCCGGTGGGTGCTCGACTACACCACCATCACCGACTCGTGCGAGCTGCCAACCACCTGCGGCGCCTACAGCGTCTGCGTCCCGCCCAGCGGCCGGTGCGCGTGCCTGGCGAACGCCACCGACGGCCCGGGCTGCGCCGCCCCCTCCGTCGGGAGCGGCCTGTGCGGCACCACGGGCGGCGAGGTTGGCGGGCTGTACTCGGAGGTGCGGAGACACGGCGTGGAGCCGGCGAACAAGGAGCTGCTGGGGTTCGAGCACGCGCCGTCCGCGGGAGACTGCGAGGCGCTGTGCGCGCGCAACTGCAGCTGCTGGGGCGCGGTGTACAGCAACATGACGGGCTACTGCTACCTCATGGACTACCCGGCGCAGCTGATGGTGGCCGCCGACGAGAAGAAGCTGGGCTACTTCAAGGTGAGGAGCGTGGAAGAGGCGGCTGGGCGCGGCGGGAGGGCGACCGGTGTCAAGGCGGCGCTGCTTGCGGTCGGCGTCGCGGTGGTGGCTGCCGCCGCTGCGTCCGGGGCGTACAGGGTGTGGGACAGGAGGCGCCGTGCGGCAGCGGAGACGCGGCAGCAGCTGGGCGCCGACGGTGATGGGCTCTCGCCGGGTCCCTACAAGAATCTGGGATCCTTCAGCTCCGTCGAGCTCTCCAGCAGCTTCAACTCCTTACGGAGGTAG